The Banduia mediterranea genome includes a region encoding these proteins:
- a CDS encoding fumarate reductase flavoprotein subunit, giving the protein MKLVYTDVLVIGGGLAGLRTAIGVKRRGLDTVVLSLVPAKRSHSAAAQGGMQASLANSAMGRGDNEDVHFEDTVKGSDWGCDQQVARMFVHTAPKAVRELAGWGVPWNRVRSGDREAVVNAEKITITESPEAHGLITARDFGGTKKWRTCYTSDGTGHAMLFTLGDQSIAHGIPVMERKEALALIHEGGRCYGAVVRDLVTGELTSFVAKATVIATGGYGRIYKVSTNGIICEGTGMGIALETGIAELGNMEAVQFHPTAIVPAGILTTEGCRGDGGVLRDVDGHRFMPDYEPEKKELASRDVVSRRMTEHMRKGKGVKSPYGDHLWLDISLLGREHVEKNLREVKDICHYFLGIDPAVDWIPVRPTQHYSMGGIRTRHTGESTALKGLFACGESACWDLHGFNRLGGNSVAETIVAGMIVSEFIADFCQSGESEISIPTALVREFHAREQARLDEILTSKGKERASDIRRRMEEIMINKVGIFRTGTELDEAVDELQDLLVRSRSLGLESRVRGANPELVGAYRLQKMLKVALCVAVGARQRTESRGAHSREDHPQRDDANWLKRTLTTWKDEGDTLPAVDYEPIDVASMELPPGFRGYGQADHRNHPDTEARLSEVTAIREQLSGADRFAIQNRLMPFDHQLPERYREKNECLEEPVEKTR; this is encoded by the coding sequence ATGAAGCTGGTCTATACCGACGTACTCGTCATCGGCGGCGGCCTGGCGGGCTTGCGCACCGCTATAGGTGTGAAAAGACGCGGCCTGGATACCGTCGTGCTCAGCCTGGTGCCGGCCAAGCGCTCGCACTCGGCCGCGGCCCAGGGCGGCATGCAGGCCAGCCTGGCCAATAGCGCCATGGGACGCGGCGACAACGAGGACGTTCACTTCGAGGACACGGTCAAGGGCTCGGACTGGGGCTGCGACCAGCAGGTCGCGCGCATGTTCGTGCACACGGCTCCCAAGGCCGTGCGCGAACTGGCCGGCTGGGGCGTGCCGTGGAACCGGGTCCGATCCGGTGATCGGGAAGCGGTCGTGAATGCCGAAAAGATCACCATCACCGAGTCGCCCGAGGCGCACGGCCTGATCACCGCGCGCGATTTCGGCGGGACGAAGAAATGGCGCACCTGCTACACCTCCGATGGCACCGGCCACGCGATGCTGTTTACACTGGGCGACCAGTCGATCGCCCACGGCATCCCGGTGATGGAACGCAAGGAAGCGCTCGCACTTATTCATGAGGGCGGGCGCTGCTACGGCGCCGTGGTCCGCGACCTGGTGACCGGTGAACTGACGTCGTTCGTGGCCAAGGCCACGGTGATCGCTACCGGTGGCTATGGCCGGATCTACAAGGTCTCGACCAACGGCATCATCTGCGAAGGCACCGGCATGGGCATCGCACTGGAAACCGGCATCGCCGAACTCGGCAACATGGAGGCCGTGCAATTCCACCCGACCGCAATCGTGCCGGCCGGCATCCTGACCACAGAGGGCTGCCGCGGCGACGGGGGCGTGCTCCGGGACGTCGATGGCCACAGATTCATGCCCGACTACGAGCCGGAGAAGAAGGAGCTGGCCTCGCGTGACGTCGTATCGCGCCGCATGACCGAGCACATGCGCAAGGGCAAGGGCGTAAAGTCACCGTACGGCGATCACCTATGGCTGGACATCAGCCTGCTGGGCCGCGAGCACGTCGAGAAGAACCTGCGCGAAGTCAAGGACATCTGCCATTATTTCCTGGGCATCGATCCAGCCGTCGACTGGATTCCGGTGCGCCCCACCCAGCACTATTCGATGGGCGGCATCCGCACCCGCCACACTGGTGAGAGCACCGCGCTCAAGGGACTGTTCGCCTGCGGCGAGTCGGCCTGCTGGGATCTGCACGGATTCAACCGGCTGGGCGGCAACTCGGTGGCCGAAACCATCGTCGCCGGCATGATCGTCTCGGAATTCATTGCCGACTTCTGTCAATCCGGGGAAAGCGAAATCAGCATTCCCACTGCGCTGGTGCGCGAATTCCATGCACGGGAGCAGGCCAGGCTGGACGAAATTCTGACCTCGAAAGGCAAGGAGCGGGCCAGCGACATTCGCCGGCGAATGGAAGAGATCATGATCAACAAGGTCGGCATCTTCCGCACCGGCACAGAGCTCGACGAGGCAGTCGACGAACTGCAAGATCTGCTGGTTCGCTCGCGCAGTCTCGGCTTGGAAAGCCGCGTGCGCGGCGCCAACCCGGAGCTGGTTGGGGCTTACCGACTGCAGAAAATGCTCAAGGTCGCGCTGTGCGTGGCTGTGGGTGCGCGGCAACGCACCGAGAGCCGCGGCGCTCATTCGCGCGAAGACCATCCGCAACGCGACGACGCCAACTGGCTCAAGCGCACCCTCACGACCTGGAAGGACGAGGGCGACACGCTGCCGGCCGTCGACTACGAGCCTATCGATGTTGCCAGCATGGAGTTGCCGCCGGGCTTCCGCGGTTACGGACAGGCAGACCATCGCAATCACCCGGATACCGAAGCCCGGCTGAGCGAGGTCACCGCGATTCGAGAGCAGCTCTCGGGTGCCGACCGATTCGCGATCCAGAACCGGCTGATGCCGTTCGATCATCAGCTGCCCGAACGCTACCGCGAGAAAAACGAATGTCTTGAAGAACCCGTCGAAAAGACACGATAA